Proteins encoded within one genomic window of Dermatophilus congolensis:
- a CDS encoding heavy metal translocating P-type ATPase, whose product MSVETTPREAEFAIAGMTCASCSSRVERKLNKLDGVEASVNLATERAHVTFGEGVTVEELIEVVEKTGYSATLLSGDADGQVGDSAGVGQGAPVDVSAGMLIAPGGSVWKRLFVEPSMQTRAVVALVLAIPVVVIAMVPPVMAALGGVRPWVELLLTVPVYFWAAFPFHRSAVVNARHGGTTMDTLVSIGISAAFWWSFVATLSGGTQHMYFETAAVVTAFLLVGRSVEQKAKHRGQSALRSLLELGACEVSLLVPDGAGSYAERRAGVAELKPGMLFRVRPGEKVATDGVVVDGRSAVDASLVTGESMPVDVAGGDEVTGGTLNTSGTLVVRATRVGSETTLAAITRLVERAQTGKAPVQRLADRVSSVFVPAVLVIAVVTLLGWLGTGHLFTEALQAAVSVLVIACPCALGLATPTALLVGTGRGAELGVLIKGPEILESTRAVDTVVLDKTGTVTSGSMHVTAVETAGKLTKTAALQAAASVEAGSEHPVAVAIVEAAKERGVSPVAACDFTALPGAGARAVIKGTEVLVGKPGLFDVVPDELADVGAGVAGTTVFVGWGGKARATVTVTDEMRVSTPAGVDRLHELGLETYLLTGDNEFTAKSVAAEAGIASSNVIAGVRPEQKHAVVQRLQRQGKVVAMVGDGVNDAAALAQADLGLAMGSGTDVARESADIVLMRTEVAAVADAIGLSRRTLMIIKQNLFWAFAYNVVGIPLAAFGELDPMFAGGAMAASSVIVVMNSLRLRAYAREREAVAA is encoded by the coding sequence GTGTCTGTCGAGACCACTCCCAGGGAGGCGGAGTTCGCCATCGCAGGGATGACGTGCGCGTCGTGCAGCTCTCGCGTGGAGCGCAAACTGAACAAGCTTGATGGGGTTGAGGCTTCGGTAAACCTCGCTACGGAGAGGGCTCATGTCACGTTCGGTGAGGGCGTGACGGTGGAGGAGCTGATTGAGGTAGTGGAGAAGACTGGTTATTCAGCGACTTTGCTTTCTGGGGATGCTGATGGCCAGGTGGGTGATTCTGCTGGTGTGGGGCAGGGCGCGCCCGTTGATGTTTCGGCGGGCATGTTGATTGCCCCCGGTGGCAGTGTGTGGAAGCGGTTGTTTGTGGAGCCGTCGATGCAGACGCGTGCGGTGGTTGCGTTGGTGTTGGCGATTCCGGTGGTGGTGATTGCGATGGTGCCGCCGGTGATGGCGGCGTTGGGTGGGGTGCGTCCGTGGGTGGAGTTGTTGTTGACGGTGCCGGTGTATTTCTGGGCGGCGTTCCCGTTCCATCGTTCGGCGGTGGTTAATGCTCGTCATGGTGGGACGACGATGGACACGTTGGTGTCGATTGGTATTAGTGCGGCGTTTTGGTGGTCGTTTGTGGCGACGCTCTCGGGTGGAACGCAGCATATGTATTTTGAGACTGCTGCGGTGGTGACGGCGTTTTTGTTGGTGGGTAGGTCGGTGGAGCAGAAGGCCAAGCATCGTGGTCAGTCTGCGTTGCGGTCGTTGTTGGAGTTGGGTGCGTGTGAGGTTTCGCTGTTGGTTCCTGATGGGGCGGGCAGTTATGCCGAGCGGCGTGCGGGTGTGGCTGAGTTGAAGCCGGGGATGTTGTTCCGGGTTCGCCCGGGTGAGAAGGTCGCCACCGATGGTGTGGTGGTTGATGGGCGTAGTGCGGTGGATGCCTCGTTGGTGACGGGTGAGTCGATGCCGGTTGATGTGGCTGGTGGTGACGAGGTGACGGGTGGGACGTTGAATACCTCGGGGACGCTGGTTGTGCGGGCTACGCGGGTGGGGTCGGAGACGACGTTGGCGGCGATTACGCGTTTGGTGGAGCGGGCGCAGACAGGTAAGGCTCCGGTTCAGCGTCTTGCTGATCGGGTGTCGTCGGTGTTTGTGCCGGCAGTGTTGGTAATTGCGGTTGTGACGTTGTTGGGGTGGCTTGGTACGGGGCACCTGTTTACGGAGGCGTTGCAGGCTGCGGTGTCGGTGTTGGTGATTGCGTGTCCGTGTGCGTTGGGTTTGGCGACACCGACGGCGTTGTTGGTGGGTACGGGGCGTGGCGCTGAGTTGGGGGTGTTGATTAAGGGTCCAGAGATTCTGGAGAGCACGCGTGCGGTGGATACGGTCGTGTTGGATAAGACCGGGACGGTGACGTCTGGGTCGATGCATGTAACGGCTGTGGAGACTGCGGGGAAATTGACGAAGACGGCTGCTTTGCAGGCTGCAGCGTCGGTGGAGGCTGGTAGTGAGCATCCGGTTGCGGTGGCGATTGTGGAGGCGGCTAAGGAGCGTGGGGTTTCTCCGGTTGCGGCTTGTGATTTCACGGCGTTGCCGGGTGCGGGTGCGCGGGCGGTTATCAAGGGCACGGAGGTGCTGGTTGGTAAGCCTGGCTTGTTTGATGTGGTGCCCGATGAGTTGGCTGATGTGGGTGCTGGGGTGGCTGGCACGACAGTGTTTGTGGGGTGGGGCGGTAAGGCTCGTGCGACGGTGACGGTCACTGATGAAATGCGGGTGAGTACGCCTGCGGGTGTGGATCGGTTGCATGAGTTGGGGTTGGAGACGTATCTGCTGACTGGTGATAACGAGTTCACGGCGAAGTCGGTTGCGGCGGAGGCGGGTATTGCTTCGAGCAATGTGATTGCAGGTGTGCGTCCGGAGCAGAAGCATGCGGTGGTGCAGCGGTTGCAGCGGCAGGGCAAGGTTGTCGCGATGGTGGGTGATGGTGTTAATGATGCGGCGGCGTTGGCTCAGGCTGATTTGGGTTTGGCGATGGGCTCGGGAACTGATGTTGCGCGAGAGTCAGCCGATATTGTGTTGATGCGCACAGAGGTTGCTGCGGTGGCTGATGCGATTGGTTTGTCGCGGCGGACGTTGATGATTATTAAGCAGAATTTGTTTTGGGCGTTCGCGTATAACGTGGTGGGTATTCCGTTGGCGGCGTTCGGTGAGTTGGATCCGATGTTTGCTGGTGGGGCGATGGCCGCGTCGAGTGTGATTGTGGTGATGAATTCTCTGCGGTTGCGTGCTTATGCGCGTGAGCGGGAGGCGGTTGCGGCGTAG
- a CDS encoding Cof-type HAD-IIB family hydrolase, whose protein sequence is MNTYQPTHQQPCTLPAQLPLPAGSHLIALDIDGTTIGHDGTLTNRVRDAIQRSNTNGHHIIIATGRSILSAAPIITALGLQRGYAVTSNGAVTLRLDPDLPHGWEIIDQRTFDPAPILHTLRREFPTGALAVERVGVGFDIHGDFPRSELDGQIHTVAWEDLFTHPTTRVTFNDPEADVEHFTDRIGKMGLHGVNYAIGFTAWLDITATGVSKASALENIRTHLGIDPTHTLAVGDQRNDIEMLTWAACGIAMGNAPDEVAAIADYVTAHVDNDGLADVLDLLPNA, encoded by the coding sequence GTGAACACTTACCAACCCACCCACCAGCAACCCTGCACCTTGCCCGCCCAGCTTCCCCTGCCCGCAGGGAGCCACCTCATCGCCCTAGACATCGACGGCACCACCATCGGCCACGACGGAACCCTCACCAACCGCGTCCGCGACGCCATCCAACGCAGCAACACCAACGGCCACCACATCATCATCGCCACCGGACGATCCATCCTGTCCGCAGCCCCCATCATCACCGCACTTGGCCTCCAGCGCGGATACGCTGTCACCTCTAACGGAGCCGTCACCCTCCGGCTCGACCCTGACCTACCCCACGGCTGGGAAATCATCGACCAACGCACCTTCGATCCCGCCCCCATCCTGCACACCCTGCGCCGCGAATTCCCCACCGGCGCACTCGCTGTCGAACGAGTCGGAGTCGGATTCGACATCCACGGCGACTTCCCCCGCAGCGAACTCGACGGACAGATCCACACCGTTGCTTGGGAAGACCTCTTCACCCACCCCACCACCCGCGTCACCTTCAACGACCCCGAAGCCGACGTCGAACACTTCACCGACCGGATCGGCAAAATGGGGCTCCACGGAGTCAACTACGCCATCGGATTCACCGCATGGCTCGACATCACCGCCACCGGAGTCTCCAAAGCATCCGCCCTAGAAAACATCCGCACCCACCTAGGCATCGACCCCACCCACACCCTGGCCGTTGGTGACCAACGCAACGACATCGAAATGCTCACCTGGGCGGCATGCGGAATCGCGATGGGTAACGCCCCCGACGAAGTCGCCGCCATCGCCGACTACGTCACCGCACACGTCGACAACGACGGCCTCGCCGACGTACTTGACCTCCTACCCAACGCATAA
- a CDS encoding heavy-metal-associated domain-containing protein, with protein MNTTDITISGMTCGHCTSAVTSELLEVENISGVDIVLVAGGDSSVKITHEGSLDEGAVRAAVAEAGDYSVSF; from the coding sequence ATGAACACCACTGACATCACGATTTCGGGTATGACGTGTGGCCATTGCACGTCGGCGGTTACGAGTGAGTTGCTGGAGGTGGAGAACATCAGCGGGGTGGATATTGTTTTGGTTGCTGGTGGTGATTCGTCGGTGAAGATCACGCATGAGGGCTCTCTTGATGAGGGTGCGGTGCGCGCGGCGGTGGCTGAGGCCGGGGATTATTCGGTGTCGTTCTGA
- a CDS encoding DUF4282 domain-containing protein, whose translation MAVPSEGEKARSQRGVSLGSVSDVSGAGKGVSGSSSVSEGGVEASGWAAPGGVEGSGPAPGGEGDVVVEPSGAEGRGVSDGATLWHLSGAPLPSGGDGWGVNASSGWLRPRADPFVYGKGVGGQRSGVSVPVEDSVPAGDEAGVWALTDLSFQVRSTRALAPVVYVAALVVLVSVFVVSVYVSAMDAAASGSGLLGTGVTVVVGLAMVVLGGALMRLVLEFFCNVADVAAWVASRKER comes from the coding sequence ATGGCTGTTCCGTCTGAGGGTGAGAAGGCTCGTTCGCAGCGTGGTGTGTCGTTGGGTTCGGTTTCGGATGTTTCGGGGGCGGGTAAGGGTGTGTCGGGTTCGTCTTCGGTGTCTGAGGGTGGTGTTGAGGCTTCGGGTTGGGCTGCCCCTGGTGGTGTGGAGGGGTCGGGGCCTGCTCCTGGTGGGGAGGGTGATGTGGTGGTTGAGCCTAGTGGAGCTGAGGGTCGGGGGGTTTCTGATGGGGCGACGTTGTGGCATTTGAGTGGTGCGCCGTTGCCTTCTGGTGGTGATGGGTGGGGTGTGAATGCGTCGTCGGGGTGGTTGCGTCCGCGGGCTGATCCGTTTGTGTATGGGAAGGGTGTTGGTGGTCAGCGTTCTGGTGTGTCGGTTCCGGTTGAGGATTCGGTGCCGGCGGGTGATGAGGCTGGTGTGTGGGCGTTGACGGATTTGTCTTTTCAGGTGCGTTCGACGCGTGCTTTGGCGCCGGTGGTGTATGTGGCGGCGTTGGTGGTGTTGGTGAGTGTTTTTGTGGTGAGTGTGTATGTGTCTGCGATGGATGCTGCGGCTTCGGGTAGTGGTCTTTTGGGTACGGGTGTGACGGTTGTGGTGGGGTTGGCGATGGTGGTTTTGGGTGGGGCTTTGATGAGGTTGGTGTTGGAGTTTTTCTGCAATGTGGCTGATGTCGCGGCGTGGGTGGCTTCGAGAAAGGAACGGTAG
- a CDS encoding TrmH family RNA methyltransferase: MPELTITSPSNPRLKHVNALRRRRERDNSGLTLIDGFEELSLAIHAGVHPRTLFWCPELMAPEATSIVSDARATGAETIRLSRNAFEKIAYREGPDGVLAIVPGLHRNLTDLHPTNTTFTLIAQAVEKPGNLGAMLRTCDAAGVDAFIAADPVTDWGNPNLIRSSKGTVFSVPVAADPTEATLEWITENNIALIATTPDTDTLHTDIDYTGPIAIAVGTEKTGLDQRMLAAATHRVRIPMHGHANSLNVSTSAAIVIYEAVRQRAATH; the protein is encoded by the coding sequence GTGCCAGAACTAACCATCACCAGCCCCTCAAACCCCCGCCTCAAACACGTCAACGCCCTACGCCGACGCCGCGAACGCGACAACAGCGGACTGACCCTCATCGACGGATTCGAAGAACTCTCCCTAGCCATCCACGCTGGCGTCCACCCCCGCACCCTGTTCTGGTGCCCCGAACTCATGGCCCCTGAAGCAACCAGCATCGTCTCCGACGCACGCGCAACCGGCGCAGAAACAATCCGCCTCAGCCGCAACGCATTCGAAAAAATCGCCTACCGTGAAGGACCCGACGGAGTACTCGCCATCGTCCCTGGCCTGCACCGAAACCTCACCGACCTACACCCCACCAACACCACATTCACCCTCATCGCCCAAGCAGTCGAAAAACCCGGCAACCTCGGCGCCATGCTCCGCACCTGCGACGCAGCCGGAGTAGACGCATTCATCGCCGCCGACCCCGTTACCGACTGGGGCAACCCCAACCTGATCCGCTCCTCCAAAGGCACCGTGTTCTCCGTACCCGTGGCCGCCGACCCCACCGAAGCCACCCTGGAATGGATCACCGAGAACAACATCGCCCTCATCGCCACCACCCCCGACACTGACACCCTCCACACTGACATCGACTACACCGGCCCCATCGCCATCGCCGTCGGCACCGAAAAAACCGGCCTCGACCAACGCATGCTCGCCGCCGCCACCCACCGCGTACGCATACCCATGCACGGCCACGCCAACTCCCTCAACGTCTCCACCTCCGCCGCCATCGTCATCTACGAAGCAGTCCGCCAACGCGCCGCCACCCACTAG
- the purB gene encoding adenylosuccinate lyase, with protein MQSLASITPPIALGALDGRYRPAVAPLVDYLSEAALNRTRVQVEVEWFIHLLADRVVPGTRELSAGERDGLRALVDEFSAVDIAELGEIERETVHDVKAVEYFIKRRLPEILEGGADEAARLGELVHFCCTSEDINNLCYALMVRGAMSNVWLPKANELVDLLASLADGLSDQPLLAHTHGQPATPTTMGKEIAVTAHRLRRQLRRIEAAEYLGKLNGATGTYGAHVAAVPGADWPKVSRSFVEGVLGLTWNPLTTQIESHDWQSELYDDVARFNTILHAACVDVWTYISKGYFAQVRGQGTVGSSTMPHKVNPIRFENAEANLEVSNSLLNVLSSTLIESRLQRDLTDSSMQRNIGTALGHSVLALDNVLRGLNGLDAVPEAMLADLDANWEVLAEPIQTVMRALAAAGTAGMENPYERLKELTRGHRVGAQEIAVFVKGLGLPAEVEAQLLALTPEKYVGLAPQLVGDYLS; from the coding sequence ATGCAGTCGTTGGCCTCGATCACCCCGCCCATTGCTCTTGGAGCTCTTGACGGTCGTTACCGTCCTGCCGTTGCGCCTTTGGTTGATTACCTGTCGGAGGCGGCGTTGAACCGCACGCGGGTGCAGGTTGAGGTGGAGTGGTTTATTCATTTACTTGCTGATCGTGTTGTTCCGGGTACTCGTGAGTTGAGTGCGGGGGAACGTGATGGTTTGCGCGCTCTGGTTGATGAGTTCTCTGCGGTGGATATTGCGGAGTTGGGTGAGATTGAGCGTGAAACTGTTCATGATGTGAAGGCGGTGGAGTATTTCATTAAGCGTCGGCTTCCGGAGATTTTGGAAGGTGGCGCTGATGAGGCGGCACGGTTGGGTGAGCTTGTGCATTTCTGTTGCACGAGTGAAGACATCAATAACTTGTGTTATGCGTTGATGGTTCGTGGTGCCATGTCGAATGTGTGGTTGCCGAAGGCTAATGAGTTGGTGGACTTGTTGGCTTCTCTTGCTGATGGGTTGTCGGATCAGCCGTTGTTGGCGCATACGCATGGTCAGCCGGCTACGCCGACGACGATGGGTAAGGAGATTGCGGTTACTGCGCATCGTCTTCGTCGTCAGTTGCGTCGTATTGAGGCGGCGGAGTATTTGGGTAAGTTGAATGGCGCTACGGGGACGTATGGGGCGCATGTGGCTGCGGTGCCGGGGGCTGATTGGCCGAAGGTTTCGCGTTCGTTTGTTGAGGGTGTTTTGGGGTTGACCTGGAATCCGTTGACGACGCAGATCGAGTCGCATGATTGGCAGTCTGAGTTGTATGACGATGTGGCGCGTTTTAACACGATTCTGCATGCGGCATGTGTGGATGTGTGGACGTACATTTCGAAGGGGTATTTCGCGCAGGTGCGTGGTCAGGGAACGGTGGGTTCTTCGACGATGCCTCATAAGGTGAATCCGATTCGTTTTGAGAATGCTGAGGCGAATCTTGAGGTGTCGAATTCTCTTCTTAATGTGTTGAGTTCGACGTTGATTGAGTCGCGTTTGCAGCGGGATCTGACGGATTCGTCGATGCAGCGCAATATTGGTACTGCATTGGGGCACAGTGTTTTGGCTTTGGATAATGTGCTTCGCGGTTTGAATGGTTTGGATGCGGTTCCGGAAGCGATGTTGGCTGATCTTGACGCTAACTGGGAGGTTTTGGCTGAGCCGATTCAGACGGTGATGCGGGCGTTGGCTGCTGCGGGTACTGCGGGTATGGAGAATCCGTATGAGCGGTTGAAGGAGTTGACGCGTGGGCATCGGGTGGGTGCGCAGGAGATCGCGGTTTTTGTGAAGGGGTTGGGGTTGCCTGCTGAGGTGGAGGCGCAGTTGTTGGCGTTGACTCCGGAGAAGTATGTGGGGCTGGCGCCGCAGCTGGTTGGTGACTATTTGTCCTGA